A window from Citrus sinensis cultivar Valencia sweet orange chromosome 3, DVS_A1.0, whole genome shotgun sequence encodes these proteins:
- the LOC107177246 gene encoding probable transcriptional regulator RABBIT EARS yields the protein MESNPNEDYSKSSSDDETDAGTGRSYECVFCKRGFTTAQALGGHMNIHRKDRAKNRPPSSSSISDKLVDENNNNYYSSFRSFAPAQSYPTSHHQYYAMSDSEVHVNYQTFFPSPSTWDDHQRSVHTNNNNHSNYDSYGQNYHQHLNMIGDEIWRGNRSLRVGPSHLHADHDKEKREGASEEDELDLELRLGHDP from the coding sequence ATGGAATCCAACCCTAATGAAGATTATTCGAAAAGCTCTAGCGACGACGAGACTGACGCGGGCACCGGCAGATCCTACGAGTGTGTGTTTTGCAAGAGAGGGTTCACTACAGCACAGGCCTTGGGGGGTCACATGAATATTCACAGGAAAGATAGAGCAAAGAACAGGCCTCCGAGTTCTTCATCAATTTCTGATAAATTAGttgatgaaaataataataattattattcaagTTTTAGATCCTTTGCGCCGGCTCAAAGCTACCCCACGTCACATCATCAATATTATGCTATGTCTGATTCTGAGGTACATGTAAATTACCAGACATTTTTCCCATCTCCATCCACATGGGATGACCATCAAAGATCCGTccatacaaataataataatcatagtAATTATGATTCTTATGGACAAAATTATCACCAGCATTTGAATATGATTGGTGATGAAATTTGGAGAGGAAATCGCAGTTTAAGAGTTGGACCATCTCATTTACATGCTGATCACgataaagagaagagagaaggTGCAAGTGAAGAAGATGAACTAGATTTGGAGCTTCGACTTGGTCATGATCCGTag